The DNA window TCACCGGCCAGGCCTTTCGCCTGCCGCCGCAGGCCGAACCGGTGTTGACCCTGCCGCCGGGCTACGTGTCGTTGCAGCCGGCCAAAGCCTGGCGATTCGACGCCGACACGCCGCGGGTCGAGGTCGGCGGCTGGTCGCAGGGCGCCGTGCTGCGGCTGGGCCGCGGCCGCGCTGCGTTCTTCGGCGAGGCTGCGATGTTCAGCGCGCAGCGGCAAGGCGCGCAAGGCAAGCCGATGGGCATGAACGCGCCGGGTGCGGAGCGCAATTACCAGCTCGCGCTCAACATCGCGCACTGGCTGTCGGGGCGGCTGGATGCGCCGCCTGCGGCCGGCGGCGCAGTTCCGTAGCGATTCATCGCCGCGCCGCTAGCCTCAGGCCGATGCCGGAGGCGGCGTCCTTGCTTACCATGGGCGCCGCACGCCGTTTTCTTTCTTTCGTACGTTTCGTACGCCCCGCCGGAGTCCGCCATGTCCCGTTCGCTGCCCCGCGCCCTCAGCCTGAGCCTCGCCCTGAGCCTGGGGCTCGCCGCCACCTCCGCCGTGGCCGGCGAGACCGAGGACCAGCGCGCCCGCGATGCGGTGCGTGTGCTCGCCGACATCCAGCAGATTCCCGAGTCCTCGATTCCCGACAAGCTGTTCGACGAGGCCCGCGCGATAGTGGTGGTGCCCGACACGCTGAAGATCGGCCTGGTGGTCGGCGGCCGCCGCGGCCATGGCCTGGTCTCGGTCAAGAACCCCGACGGCACCTGGTCCAACCCCAGCTTCGTCAAGCTCACCGGCGGCAGCGTCGGCTTCCAGGCCGGCGTGCAGTCCTCCGACATCGTATTGGTGTTCCGCGGCGCGCGCGGCCTGGATTCGATCGTCAACGGCAAGGTCACCCTGGGCGCCGACGCCAGCGTCGCCGCCGGCCCCGTCGGGCGCACCGCCGCCGCCGCCACCGACGGCCAGCTCAAGGCCGAGATCTGGTCGTGGTCGCGCGCGCGCGGCCTGTTCGCCGGCATCGCCCTCGACGGCGCCGCGCTGTCGATCGACGACGACGCCAACCAGGCGGTGTACGGCGAAGGCAGCACGCCGCGGATGATCTTCGAAGGCCGCGCGGCCGGGCAGCCCTCGACCGCGGTGGTGGACTTCCGCGACCGCCTGGAGGAGGCCAGCGCCACCGCGCGCGCCAATCGCAGCGCCGAGGATCAGCGGCCGGCGTTGGGCGCCACGGTCTACCCCGAATCCGGCGCGGCGCCGGTCGCGCCGCGCGCACCGGCGCGCGAGCGCCTGGCCCCGGCCCAGCCGGCGCAGCCCGCCGAGCCGGGCCAGCCGCAGCCGTTCGAAACCGTGCCGGCCAATCCGGCCAAGGTCGAACCGCTGCCCTGAACCGCGCCGCGGGCGTGACTGACGGCCTATTGCAACGAAAACCCCGCAATTGCGCGCTGCGCGCGGTCTGTGCTGTCGCCGAGGTTGCGGTATCCTCGGACTCCCGGGTCGTGCGCAGCGATCGCCCGGCCGCGGGGCGTTCGCCGGCCCGCCGGTTTCAGGGCCAGGCCGCCGCCGTTCCGGTTCATCTACAGGTTCCTACAGGACACCGCCATGGGCAGCATGAGTTGGATTCACTGGGTCGTCGTCCTGCTGATCGTCGTTCTCGTGTTCGGCACCAAACGCCTGGGCAACATCGGCAAAGACGTCGGCGAAGCCGTCAAGGGCTTCAAGAAGGGCATGCAGGACGACGACAAGCCGTCCGCGCAGCTCGGCGACGAAAGCCGCCGCAACGACAGCAACGCCGCCTCGCGCAACGACGAGCACACCCCGCGCTGACGCCGCGGCGCCGACGCTTCCGCCCCCGCCCGGCTTTACCGCATGTTCGACATAGGCTTCTCTGAAGTCTTCGTGATCGCGATCGTCGCTTTGATCGTGCTCGGACCCGAGCGCCTGCCCAAGGCAGCGCGCTTCGCCGGCCTGTGGGTGCGGCGCGCGCGCGCGCAGTGGTACTCGGTCAAGTCCGAGCTCGAGAACGAGCTCGCCGACGAAGAGCTCAAGCGCAGCCTGCGCCAGGCCCAGTCCGACCTGCGCGACGCCCAGGCCCAGCTGCGCGACAGCGGCCAGGCGATGCGCAACGAGGTCGACGAGCTCAACCGCCGCATCGCCGCGCCGGCCGGTGCCGGCGCGACGCAAGCGCCGGCGGCCGAAGTTCCGCCGGACGATGCCGCGCCCGCCAGCGCGCCGCCGGAGCCGGCGCGCGACGATGCGGCGAACGTCGCCGCCGGCGACACGCCGTTGCCGACCCACGACGCATCGTCGTCGTTCGATCACGGCCACGCCGGCGCGGCCTTGCCCGACTACCGCCCCCGCAGCCCGAGCACGACTTCCGACGATGAGCGACGCTGATCTTCCGCCGCACGGCGACGCCGGCGACGCGACGGCCGAGCCGCGTCTGCTCGACCATCTGATCGAACTGCGCGCGCGCCTGCTGCGCGGCGTGGTCGGCCTGATCGTGGTGTTCCTCGGCCTGTTGCCGTTCGCCAACAAGCTCTACCACTACCTGGCCACGCCGCTGCTGGCCAAGCTGCCCGCCGGCAGCCAGCTGATCGCGGTCGAGGTCGCTTCGCCGTTCTCGGCGCCGATCAAGCTGGCCTTCTTCGCCGCGCTGATGATCTCGATGCCATGGCTGCTGTACCAGGCCTGGGCCTTCGTCGCGCCCGGGCTGTACAAGCGCGAGAAGCGCCTGGCCCTGCCGCTGCTGGTGTCGGCGCTGTCGCTGTTCTACATCGGCTGCGCGTTCGCGTTCTTCCTGGTGCTGCCGTCGGTGTTCGGCTTCCTGGTCAAGGTCACCCCGAGCGGGGTGGCGATGATGACCGACATCAACGCCTACCTGGATTTCGTCCTGATCCTGTTCCTGGCCTTCGGCATCAGCTTCGAAGTGCCGGTGGCGCTGGTGATCCTGTCCCTGCTCGGCTGGGTGACCCCGGCCCAGCTCAAGGAAGGGCGCGGTTACGCGGTGGTCGGTATCTTCATCATCGCCGCGGTGATCACCCCGCCCGACGTGGTCTCGCAGCTGATGCTGGCGATTCCGATGTGCGTGCTCTACGAACTCGGGATCATCGCCTCCAGGTGGGTCGCCTCCGACCGCGACCGCAGCGAAGCCGGCGACGCGCCCGGTTCATGACCGCGCCGGCCGGATTCTGGCCGCGCTATGCGGCCTGGTCGCTGGATGCGGCCGTCGTCGCCGCGGCGACGACGGTGCTGGGCGCGCCGTTATGGAGCGGATATTGCGAGGCGATGCGCCGCGGCTGGGCCGCGATCGGCCGCCGCACGGCGCAGATCATGGCCGACTCGGCGTTGGCCGATCTGAATTTCGCCGGCTTTTTTCGCCGTCTGTTGGCCGATCCGGCGCTGCACGCCGCCCTCGGCGAGGTCGGCGTCGCCTTCGGCGCCCTGCTGCTGGGCTGGCTGCTGGCCTATGCCGCGCTCGGCGCGGTCTACGAGGTGGCCTGCGTCGCCGGCCCGTGGCGGGCCACGCCGGGCAAGCGCGCGCTGGGCCTGCGCGTGGCCGCCGCCGACGGCGGCCGGCTCGGCGCCGGCCGCGCGGCCTTGCGCTACCTCGGCGGTGCGTTGTCCTGGCTGACCCTCAACATCGGCCATCTGGTCGCGGTGGCCAAGCCCGAGCAGCGCGCCCTGCACGACCGCCTGGCCGGGGCGCGGGTCGACTGCATCGACGCGCGCGGCATGCCGGCCTGGGCCTGGGCCTGGATCGGCCTGCAGCTTTTGGCCGCGCTGGCGGCCACGGCGTGGCTGAGCCTGGCGTTGCAGGCGGCGCTGGAGGCCGCGCTGGATCCGGGCATGCTGTGATTCGGGATTCGGGATTGGCAAGAGCGGCGATGCCGCCGTTGTAGGAGCGGCGTGAGCCGCGACCGCGACTTCGCGATTACGACGCGACCGGCCGCAGCGCGTCGCGGCTCACGCCGCTCCTACAGAAGCGGCGCCACGGCAGCCTGTCGTCAGGCCTCGAACTGGCCCGGGCGTGGCGTCGATGCGGCCGCGGCGGCGGCATCGGCTTCGTGGCCGAACACATCGCGCCAGGCGAAATAGCAGGTACCGCACAGCACCACCAGCACGGTCGCGCCGTAGGCGATCAACAGCACCATCGCCAGCAGCGAGCCGACCGCGGGGTGCAGCAGCGAACCGATCTGGGTCGCGACCATCGCCACCAGGGCGACGATCAGGCCGGAGATCATCACCGCGGCCATGAACAGCATCGCCGCCAGCAGGTAGGCGCCCAGGTTCCACAGCGAGGCGCCCAGGCTGCGCTTGACCGCCTCCGACAGGCCCAGGCCGGAGAACATGATCAGCGGCACCGCGATCAGCAGAATCGCGTTGGTGAAGTAGTTCGACAGCAGCTGCACCAGCATCATCAGGCCCGGATGCTCGGGCTCCGGCGGCGTCGCCACCCGGCCGCTGAGCGCATCGCGCAGCATTTCCAGATACTGCGACCAGTAGTCCTGGCCGGCCAGCCACACCACCAGCGCGCCGCTGATCAGGGTCAGCGCGATCTGGATCAGGCCCACGCCGGCCAGCGCCGACAGCTTGTGCTGGCGCAGCGGCGCGAACAGGTCGCGGGCGCGGGTCGGGCGCCCGGCCTCGGCTTCGCGGATCACGTGCATCAGCCCGGCCAACAGCACCGGCAGGGCCAGCACCAGCAGCACGAACATCGGAATCAGCGCGGTCGCTATCCCGCTCATGTCCGGGTCGGCGCTGCCGGCCAGGCTGCGCGCCGGCGTCGCCAGCAGCACCGCGAGCAGGTACAGCACGGCCATGAACAGCACCGCGGCGCCGAAGATCGCACGCGGGTTGCGAGCGCCCAGGTTGACCGCGCGCAGCAGCCATTGCACGCCGTGGCTCAGCGGCACCTTGCGTATCGGTTGGGTCATCGGTTCGGTCCCGGGGCGGGGCCCCTCGGTTGGAGCGCGCCCCGGCCGGGGCGCGCGATAAGGCGGAGAACACGGCGGCTCAGCGTCCGTGCAGGGCGCGGGCGTGGCCGACGAAGCGGCGCAGCACGCGCCGCGCATGCGGGGTCGCGCTCACCGCGCCGGCGATCGACTTCGGGCAATGGCCCTCGGTGCGCAGCGCGTCCTGTCGCGCACGTACGTAGCCGCGCATGTGGGTGGCGCTGAACTCGGGGTGGAACTGCACCCCCCAGGCGCGCTCGCCCCAGCGGAACGCATGGCAGGCATCGTGCGCCGAGCGCGCCAGCACGGTCGCGCCCTCGGGCGCGCGCAGCACGGTCTGCAGGTGGGTGGCCTGGGCCGGAAACTGCGCCGGCAGGCCGCCGAACAGCGGGTCTTCGCCGGCGCTGGGGTGCAGCTCCAGCGCGATCGTGCCCATCTCGCGCCCGCCCGGGTGATCGCCGACCTCGCCGCCGAGCGCGTGCGCCAGCAATTGGTGGCCGTAGCAGATGCCGAACAGCGGCAGGCGCGCGTGCGCGGCCTCGCGCAGCCACTGCGCGCTGCGTTCGCTCCACTCGGCGCGGTCGGTGACCATCGCGCCGGAGCCGGTGACGATCGCCCCGGCGAACCCTTCGCGGCTGGGCAGCGGCTCGCCGTGCTCGACATTGACCACGACGGCCTCGTCGCGGCTCAGGCCGGCGGCGACGCGGATCCAGTGCGGAAAGCCGCGATGGCGGCGCATGGAGGCGACCGGCTGGCCGGTCTCGAGGATCAGGAAGGGCGGATTCACGATCGGGCGGCGAGTGGGGGAGGCGCTGCGAAAACCGGGCCGGACCGTCGATCTGCGAGCCCGTCCAAAGCCCGGTATTGACAGGCTCGCGGGCCCGCCCGGCGGGGCTCGCCGTATACTAACCCGCTTTGCTGCACTGCGATGAGACCATGGACGCCAGCGACGCACCGACCCCGGTTCAGGGCCAGGACCCGACCCCCCAAGGCCTGACGTTCCAGGCCATGATCCAGCGCCTGAACGCCTATTGGGCCGAACAGGGCTGCGTGCTGATCCAGCCGCTGGACCTGGAAGTGGGCGCCGGCACCTTCCACCCGGCGACCTTCCTGCGCGCGCTGGGCCCGGAGCCGTGGAACGCCGCCTACGTCCAGCCCAGCCGCCGCCCGACCGACGGCCGCTACGGCGAGAACCCGAACCGCCTGCAGCGCTACTACCAGTACCAGGTGGCGATGAAGCCCAGCCCCGACAACATCGTCGAGCTGTACTTCGACTCGCTCAAGGCGCTCGGCGTCGACCCGCGCGTGCACGACCTGCGCCTGGTCGAGGACAACTGGGAATCGCCGACCCTCGGCGCCTGGGGCCTGGGCTGGGAGGTCTGGCTCAACGGCATGGAAGTCACCCAGTTCACCTATTTCCAGCAGGCCGGCGGCCTGGAGTGCAAGCCGGTGCTCGGCGAGATCACCTACGGCCTCGAGCGTCTGTGCATGTACCTGCAGAACGTCGACAACGTCTACGATCTGGTTTGGACCTACGGCCCGGACGGCACCCCGGTGACCTACGGCGACGTCTACCACCAGAACGAAGTCGAGCAGAGCGCGTACAACTTCGAGCACGCCGACGTGGCCGAGCTGTTCCACCGCTTCGACGCCTGCGAGAAGGAAGCCGCGAAGCTGATCGAGCTCGGCCTGCCGCTGCCGGCCTACGACCAGGTGTGCAAGGCCAGCCACAGCTTCAACCTGCTCGACGCGCGCCGCGCGATCAGCGTGACCGAGCGCCAGCGCTACATCCTGCGCGTGCGCAAGATCGCCCAGGGCGTGGCCGAGGCCTATTACGCGCAGCGCGAGAAGCTCGGTTTCCCGGGCCTCAAGCAGCCCAAGGCCGCTGCCTGACCCGATTCGCCCCTCTCCCGCCCGCGGGAGAGGGCCGGGGTGAAGGCGCCCCGACTCCGCACGCAACACCCCACATTTCCGGCGCCGTCCGCAGGACGCGCAGCGACAGCGCAAAGGCCACCGCATGAGCACGACCCAACCTCTCCTGATCGAACTCGGCACCGAGGAATTGCCGGTCAAGGCCCTGCCGGGCCTGGCCCAGGCCTTCTTCGACGGCGTCCTCGACGGCCTGCACAAGCGCGGCATCGGTTTCGAGCGCGACGGCGCCAAGCCGCTGTACACCCCGCGCCGCCTCGCTGTGCGGCTGAACGCGGTGCAGACGCAGCAGCCGGAGCAGAAGAGCGAAGTGCTCGGCCCCTATCTCAACATCGCCCTCGACGGCGACGGCCAGCCGACCAAGGCGCTGCAGGGCTTCGCCGCCAAGGCCGGGATCGACTGGACCGCGCTGGAGCGCACCAGCGACGCCAAGGGCGAGCGCTTCGTCCACCGCGCGGTCAAGCCCGGCGCCGACACCGCCAGCTTGCTGCCGGAGATCGTGCGCGAGGCGCTGGCGGCGATGCCGATTCCCAAGCCGATGCGCTGGGGCGACCACGACTATGGTTTCGCCCGCCCGGCGCACTGGCTGGTGCTGCTGTTCGGCAAGGACGTGGTGCCGGCGCAGGTGCTGGGCATCGCCAGCGACCGCATGAGCCGCGGCCATCGCTTCATGCACGACAAGCCGGTGTGGTTCAGCGCGCCGGAGGACTATGTCGAATCGCTGCGCAGCGCGCAGGTGCTGGTCGATCCGGACGAGCGCCGCGAGCGCATCGTGCGCGAAGTCGAACAGGCCGCGCGCGGCGCCGGCGGCGTCGCCCGCATCGACGAAGGCATCCTGGAAGAGGTCAACGGCCTGACCGAATGGCCGGTGGCGATCGCCTGCGGCTTCGAGCGCGAATTCCTGCGCGTGCCGCAGGAGGCGTTGATCGCGACCATGGAAGCCAACCAGAAATTCTTCCCGGTGCTCGACGGCGAAGGCCACCTGACCGAGCGCTTCATCGGCGTCGCCAACATCGTCAGCCGCGACGAGAACGAAGTGCGCAAGGGCTACGAGCGGGTGATCCGGCCGCGCTTCGCCGACGCCAAGTTCTTCTACGACGAAGACCTCAAGCAGGGGCTGGCGTCGATGGGCGAGGGCCTGAAGACGGTCAAGTACCAGGACAAGCTGGGCAGCGTGGCCGACAAGGTCGCGCGCGTCGCCGCGCTGGCCGAAGCGATCGCGCCGGCGGCCGGCGTCGACCCCGCACTGGCCAAGCGCGCCGCGTTGCTGTCGAAGAACGACCTGCAGTCGCGCATGGTCAACGAATTCCCGGAGTTGCAGGGCATCGCCGGCCGCTACTACGCCCTGGCCGCGGACGAGAGCGCCGAAGTCGCCGCCGCGATCGACGAGGCCTACATGCCGCGCTTCGCCGGCGACGCGATCGCGCCGTCGAAGCTGGGCCAGGTGGTGGCCATCGCCGAGCGTCTGGACACCCTGGCCGGCGGCTTCGCCGCGGGCCTGAAGCCGACCGGCAACAAGGACCCCTTCTCGCTGCGCCGCAACGCCCTCGGCCTGGCGCGGACGATCATCGAATCGCAGTTGTCGGTTTCGCTGGACGCACTGTTCGCCAAGGCCAGCGCCGCGGTGGTGCCGGTGGTGCATGCCTACCTGGAAAGCATCGAGTCGCCGAAGAAGCGCAAAGACGAAGAGGCGCGCGTGCATCCGTTCCTGCCTGCGGCCGACGGCGGCAACGGCGTCGAGTTCGCGATCGATCTCAACGACTTCACCCGCGAGCGGCTGCGCAGTTACTACGCCGACGTGGGCGTGACCCATCCGCAATTCGAATCCGTCCTCGAACGCGGGTCCTCGGACCTGTTCGATTTCGATCGCCGGGTCCAGGCCATCGTCGAATTCGCCAAACTCCCCGAGGCCGAAGCCCTGGCCGCCGCCAACAAGCGCAGCCGCAACATCCTCAAGAAGATCGAAGGCGCGTTGCCGGAGGCCATCGACGCGGCGCTGTTCGCCGAGCCGGCCGAGCGCGAGCTGGCCGAAGCGGTTGACGCGGCGGCGGCGGACACCGATGCGCTGCTGGCCCAGCGCGACTACGTCGCCGTGCTCGGCCGCCTGGCCCGGCTGCGGCCGCAGGTCGACGCCTTCTTCGACCAGGTGATGGTCAACGTCGATGACGCGGCCGTGCGCAACAACCGCCTGGCCCTGCTCAAGCGCCTGTCCGACCGCCTCGGCAGCGTCGCCGCGATCGAACATCTGTCGATCTGAGCCGCGCCGCTCCCGGGCAGGAGCGGCGTCCCACGGGATTTCCTGCGGTCGCCAGCCGCGACCGCGCTGCGAGCGATCGCGGCGCGGTCTGCGGGCGTGGGCGCGTTCGCATCGACCGTCACATCTGGCACAGATGCGGCGTTCGTTTCGATAAAGCGCGTGGGCCTCACGTGCCCTTAACGCGGACGCAGGCCGCAGGCTTCAAACTGCCCGGAAAAATCCTCAGGCAATACAAGCCGTTGCCGGTTAATCTGACGCATGCCCCCGACCCCCCGCCTGTTACTCGCCGCCGCCCTGTGTTTCGCATCCGTCGGCGCGGCGCAGGCGGCGAAGGTGGAAAAGGTCGACATCCGCGGCCTCGACGAGGCCATGACCCAGAACGTGCGCGTGTCGTTGTCGCTGGTCGACGCGATCGGCAAGACCGTGTCGGGGCGTCGCCTGGGCTATCTGTTGCGTGAGGCCGAGGACGAGGCGCGCGAGGCGCTGGAGCCGTTCGGCTACTACTCCCCGACCATCACCGTGGAAGACTCGCGCGGCAATCGCCGGCGCAGCGAGTCGCAGGCCGGCGACGCAGAAACCGAGCGCGAGGCGGTCGCAGCCGATGCCGCGGCGGCGCCGGAGCCGGCCGCGGAGCGGGCCCCGTCCAGCGCGCCGGTATCGGTGGTGATCACCGTCGACAAGGGCGAGCCGGTCAAGGTGCGCCGCTCCGACGTCGCGATCCTCGGCGCCGGCAGCGACGACCGCTATCTCAATCAGGATCTGGCCGCGTTCCGTCCCGGCCCCGACCAGGTCTTCAATCACGAGCTGTACGAGGCCAGCAAGACCAAGATCAGCCGCCGCCTGGCCGAACGCGGCTATTTCGATGCGGATTTCTCGTCGCGCCGGGTCGAGGTGACCCGGGCCCAGAACGCCGCGGATATCGATCTGGTCTGGACCAGCGGCCCGCGCTACGACATGGGCCCGATCAGCTTCGAGCAGACGCCCAAGCGGATCATCCGCGACAGCCTGCTGCAGCGCCTGGTGTACTGGGAACAGGGCAGCTACTACCACCAAGGCAAGCTCGACCGCTTCCGCGAATCGCTGGCGCGGTTGGATTACTTCTCCAGCATCGACATCGAACCGCAGCCGGACGCGGCGGTCGACGGCCAGGTCCCGGTCAAGGTCACCCTGACCCCGGCCAAGCGCAGCATCTACACCGCCGGCCTGAGCTACGGCACCGACAGCGGCGCCGGCGTGCGCCTGGGCCTGGAGCGGCGCTACCTCAACGATCGCGGCCACAAGGCCCTGGCCCAGGTCGACTACGCGCAGCGGCGCAAGACCGCGACCCTGCAGTACCGCATCCCCGCCTTCGCCTGGGTCGACGGTTGGTACACCTTCAGCCTGCAGGGTTCGGACGAGCAGACCGACTACATCGACACGCGCCGGATCGAACTGGTCGCCAGCCGCAGCGGCAAGATCAACCAGCACTGGACCGCGACCGCCTCGGTGCACGGCCTGCGCGAGCGCTGGGCCTACGCCGACGAGGACGACGACGATCCGACCACGCCGGTCGATTACCGCACCGCGACCTTCCTGTATCCCTCGCTGCGCGCCGAATACATCGACGCCGACGACCGCCTGTACCCGCGCAACGGCATCGGCGCCACCGGCATGATCCGCGGCGGCCTGCAGGGCGCGGGTTCGGACGCCAACTTCATCCAGGCCCACGTCACCGCGCGCTGGTACAAGGGCCTGGGCGAACGCAGCCGGCTGATCGCGCGCGGCGAACTCGGCCATACCTTCACCAACGAACTGGTCGACCTGCCGCCGAGCCTGCGCTTCTACGCCGGCGGCGACCGCAGCATCCGCGGCTACGAATGGCGCGAGGTCGGCCCGCGCATTCCGCCCGGGCCGGACCGCAAAGCCTTCGCGCTCGGCGCTAAGAACGTGATCACCGGCAGCGTCGAGTACGAGCAGTACTTCAACGACAGCTGGGGCGGCGCGGTGTTCGTCGACAGCGGCAGCGCCTTCGACGACACGCCCGACCTGCGCACCGGCGTCGGCATCGGCGTGCGCTGGCGCTCGCCGGTCGGCCCGCTGCGCATCGACATCGCGCGCGGCCTCGACGATCCGGATTCGAACTTCCAGATCTACCTCAACATCGGCGCCGAGTTCTGACCCGGACCCAAGGACGTATCCGCAGCCCATGAGCGAGACGGCGAAAACCCCGGAGCAACTGCTGATCGAGCGGCGCCAGCGCCGTCGCGCGGCGGCCAAGCGCTGGGCCTGGCGCAGCAGTTTCATCGCGGCGACGCTGACCTTGCTGTTCGCGTTCGCGGTGTATTGGCTGATCGCCACCATCGCCGGCCGCGACCTGCTGCTGCGCCAGATCGTGGCCCGCCTGCCGGCCGATTCCAGCTTCACCTGGCGCAGCGCCGAAGGCCCGATGTCGGGGCCGCTGACCCTGCGCGACGTGCGCTTCAGCTACCACGGCACGGTGTTTACCGCCGAACGCATCTACGTCGATCCGGCGCTGCGCCCGTTGCTCGGCCGCAAGCTGCGCCTGGACGCGCTGCAGGTCGAGCAGGCGACGCTGGACCTGGCCAAGAGCGACGAGCCGTTCGAACTGCCGCGTTGGCCGGAGGTCTTGCCGCAGATCGAGCCGCCGCTGGCCGTGCAGGCCGACGACGTGCGCATCGACGGCTTCAAGCTCAGCCAGGAAGGCAAGCCGCTGGTCGACGTGCGTCGCCTGCGCGCCGGTCTCGATGCGCAGGCCGGCCGGCTGCACGTGGAGAAACTCGAGGCCGATACCGACCGCGGACGTTTCACCCTGCATGGGCAATACGAGCCCTACGACGACTTCAAGACCGACCTGGTCGCGACCGCGGTGTTGCCGGCGGGCTTCGGCCGGACGCCGCCGCGGCTGGGCCTGGTCGCACGCGGCGATCTGTCGCGCATGGACGTGGCCCTGGCCGGCGCCGCGCCGGGACCGCTGCGCGCGACCCTGACCCTGCGCGGCAAAGACGATCCGCGATGGCAATTGCGCGCGCGCAGCGACGCGCTCGACATCGGCCTGCTGACCTCGCCCGGCGACGCCCCCGGCGACGCGCCGATGGCGTTGCGCTTCGAGGCCGAAGGCGTCGGCGGCAACGCCGACCTGCGCGGCGAGTTCCGTCAGGGCGAGCTGGCGATCGACGTGCTGCCGTCCAAGGTGTCGCTGAAGGACCAGGTGCTGGACGTGCAGCCGCTGGCGCTGCGCCTGTTCGACGGCACCGCGACCTTGCGCGGCCACGCCGACTTCCGCGACGCCGACAACGGCCAATTCAAGTTCGCGGTCAATGCCCGCGGCCTGACCTGGGGCGGCACCGCGGCGCCGACCACCCTGGCCACGGTCGGCAAGCCCGCCAAGGCGGTCGCCGCGCCGGCGACGCCGGCGGTGACCTTGGAAACCGCCGATCTCGGCTTCGCCGGCACGGTCAAGGCCTGGGCCGCGATCGGCACCGCCAAGCTGGTGCGCGACAAGCAGGCGGCGACGGTCGAGTTCGACGGCCGCGGCGACGACCAGCGCATGACCCTGAAGTCGCTCAAGGCCAGGATGCCGACCGGCCGCCTCGACGCCAGCGGCGACGTGGCCTGGGCGCCGTCGCTGCGCTGGGATGCCAAGGCGACCCTGTCCGGCTTCGACCCGGGCTATTTCGCGCCGGAGTTCAAGGGCGCGGTCGACGGCCAACTGGCCAGCACCGGCACCACCCGCACCGACGGCGGCCTGGAGATCCAGGCCAGCGCCGAACGCCTCGGCGGCCGTCTGCGCGATCGCCCGCTCGGCGGCCGCGGCCGGTTCGCCATGCACGGCGCGGCCAGCGGCAAGACCGGCGACGCCTACGACGGCGACGTCGCCCTCACCCTCGGCGGCAGTCGCATCGACGCCAAGGGCAAGTACGCCCAGGCCATCGATGTCGACGCCACGCTGGCGCCGTTGCAGTTGAACGATCTATTGCCGGGCGCCGCCGGCAGCCTGACCGGCACGCTCAAGCTCAAGGGCGCGGCCGATGCGCCGGACATCGACGCCGACCTCAGCGGCAGCGGGCTGAAGTACGGCGATTACCGCGCCGCCAGCGTCAGCGCCAAGGGCCGCCTGCCCTGGCGCGGCCGCGGCGGCGAACTGATCGTGCGCGCCAGCGACCTCGACGCCGGCCTGGCCTTGTCGTCGTTGAACCTCGACGCGCGCGGCGCGATCGAGGCCTTGCAGCTGCAGGCGCAGGCCAGCAGCGAGGTCGCCGCGCTCGAACTGACCGGCCATGCCGACAAGCGCGGCGCGACCTGGCAGGGCGCCCTGGCTTCGCTGCAACTGACCCCGAGCAAGGGCGCGTCCTGGCGCCTGCAGCAGCCGGCGCAGTTCCGCTGGGACGGCCGCAACGGCGCGCTCAGCAACGCTTGCCTGGCTTCGAGCAGCGGCGGTTCGCTGTGCGCGAGCGCGGATTGGCCGCGGCGCGGCGTGGACCTCAAGGGGCA is part of the Lysobacter firmicutimachus genome and encodes:
- a CDS encoding autotransporter assembly complex family protein; amino-acid sequence: MPPTPRLLLAAALCFASVGAAQAAKVEKVDIRGLDEAMTQNVRVSLSLVDAIGKTVSGRRLGYLLREAEDEAREALEPFGYYSPTITVEDSRGNRRRSESQAGDAETEREAVAADAAAAPEPAAERAPSSAPVSVVITVDKGEPVKVRRSDVAILGAGSDDRYLNQDLAAFRPGPDQVFNHELYEASKTKISRRLAERGYFDADFSSRRVEVTRAQNAADIDLVWTSGPRYDMGPISFEQTPKRIIRDSLLQRLVYWEQGSYYHQGKLDRFRESLARLDYFSSIDIEPQPDAAVDGQVPVKVTLTPAKRSIYTAGLSYGTDSGAGVRLGLERRYLNDRGHKALAQVDYAQRRKTATLQYRIPAFAWVDGWYTFSLQGSDEQTDYIDTRRIELVASRSGKINQHWTATASVHGLRERWAYADEDDDDPTTPVDYRTATFLYPSLRAEYIDADDRLYPRNGIGATGMIRGGLQGAGSDANFIQAHVTARWYKGLGERSRLIARGELGHTFTNELVDLPPSLRFYAGGDRSIRGYEWREVGPRIPPGPDRKAFALGAKNVITGSVEYEQYFNDSWGGAVFVDSGSAFDDTPDLRTGVGIGVRWRSPVGPLRIDIARGLDDPDSNFQIYLNIGAEF
- the glyS gene encoding glycine--tRNA ligase subunit beta, whose protein sequence is MSTTQPLLIELGTEELPVKALPGLAQAFFDGVLDGLHKRGIGFERDGAKPLYTPRRLAVRLNAVQTQQPEQKSEVLGPYLNIALDGDGQPTKALQGFAAKAGIDWTALERTSDAKGERFVHRAVKPGADTASLLPEIVREALAAMPIPKPMRWGDHDYGFARPAHWLVLLFGKDVVPAQVLGIASDRMSRGHRFMHDKPVWFSAPEDYVESLRSAQVLVDPDERRERIVREVEQAARGAGGVARIDEGILEEVNGLTEWPVAIACGFEREFLRVPQEALIATMEANQKFFPVLDGEGHLTERFIGVANIVSRDENEVRKGYERVIRPRFADAKFFYDEDLKQGLASMGEGLKTVKYQDKLGSVADKVARVAALAEAIAPAAGVDPALAKRAALLSKNDLQSRMVNEFPELQGIAGRYYALAADESAEVAAAIDEAYMPRFAGDAIAPSKLGQVVAIAERLDTLAGGFAAGLKPTGNKDPFSLRRNALGLARTIIESQLSVSLDALFAKASAAVVPVVHAYLESIESPKKRKDEEARVHPFLPAADGGNGVEFAIDLNDFTRERLRSYYADVGVTHPQFESVLERGSSDLFDFDRRVQAIVEFAKLPEAEALAAANKRSRNILKKIEGALPEAIDAALFAEPAERELAEAVDAAAADTDALLAQRDYVAVLGRLARLRPQVDAFFDQVMVNVDDAAVRNNRLALLKRLSDRLGSVAAIEHLSI